The Desulfovibrio sp. UIB00 genome has a window encoding:
- the aat gene encoding leucyl/phenylalanyl-tRNA--protein transferase — translation MIGAFTALASQFPPPESAREDGLLCLGGDLRPERLVAAYSRGIFPWYSKGMPILWWSPDPRCVMPLEGFRLPARSARKLRLHPFELTHNAAFGRVIRACAAPRDKEGGTWIIDDMMRAYEDLHALGYAHSIEAWRDGELVGGLYGVALGRAFFGESMFHTQPEASRAALAGLVALLRQRGATLLDCQQETPHIMRMGGVMLPRAVFQAELERALASQTQTGAVQSCATPEMAGSGLPFPWLPWGVVYSYSPDGFWAARS, via the coding sequence ATGATCGGGGCATTTACAGCACTGGCCTCTCAATTTCCGCCGCCGGAATCAGCCCGTGAAGACGGCTTGCTGTGTCTGGGCGGCGATCTGCGTCCAGAACGTCTGGTTGCTGCCTACAGCCGTGGGATTTTTCCCTGGTACTCCAAGGGAATGCCCATCCTTTGGTGGTCGCCGGATCCCCGCTGCGTCATGCCCCTTGAGGGCTTTCGTTTGCCTGCGCGCAGCGCGCGCAAACTGCGCCTGCATCCTTTTGAGCTGACCCACAACGCCGCTTTCGGGCGGGTTATCCGCGCCTGCGCAGCACCAAGGGACAAGGAGGGCGGCACCTGGATTATTGACGACATGATGCGCGCTTACGAAGACCTGCACGCCCTTGGCTATGCCCATTCCATTGAGGCCTGGCGCGATGGCGAACTGGTGGGCGGTCTGTACGGCGTGGCGCTTGGACGGGCCTTTTTTGGCGAATCCATGTTTCACACCCAGCCCGAAGCCTCGCGGGCCGCACTGGCAGGGCTTGTGGCCCTGCTGCGCCAGCGTGGAGCAACCCTGCTTGACTGCCAGCAGGAAACGCCGCACATCATGCGCATGGGCGGCGTGATGCTCCCGCGCGCAGTTTTTCAGGCCGAACTTGAGCGCGCCCTTGCCTCGCAAACGCAAACAGGCGCTGTGCAAAGTTGCGCAACGCCTGAAATGGCTGGAAGCGGTCTGCCGTTTCCGTGGCTGCCCTGGGGAGTTGTGTACAGTTATTCCCCGGACGGCTTCTGGGCGGCCAGATCGTAA
- the clpA gene encoding ATP-dependent Clp protease ATP-binding subunit ClpA: MLSKNVQLVIRDALMEAHRRRHDLLTVEHVLFALTNSMKGRIILEGSGASVPVLREQLEEFFNKELEPVSLAEKHEVSQTDSVQRVLERALEHIRSSGRDAVELGDLLISIMDEEESYAHFYLRKQGVERLDVLTFISHGLDEGSGSRGVEAGAEAGDGEAKADPLAQYTVELTARAREGKIDPLVGRTAELDRAVEVLCRRRKNNPLFVGDPGVGKTALAEGLALRIVEGNVPEMFAKTKLYALDMGLLLAGTRYRGDFEGRLKAVVQKLKEQPDCILFIDEIHTIVGAGSTSGGSLDASNLLKPVLANGEIRCIGSTTYEEYRNHFEKDRALARRFQRIDLTEPTTEECLGILEGLEPRYAQYHHVRYSPAALKAMVDLTARHVRDRLLPDKAIDVLDETGAAVRLGRGVTPAGKPAKKSGKDAPLVGVPDVERIVARMAGIPVRTVSGKERNKLATLEKDLKSLVFGQEKAIELTVRAILRARAGLGQEQRPAGAFLFYGPTGVGKTEVARSLAKLMGVEFLRYDMSEYMEKHSVSRLIGAPPGYVGFDQGGLMTEAVRKAPYSVVLLDEVEKAHPDIFNVLLQVMDYATLTDNTGRKTDFSHVILIMTSNAGAFEMSRPAMGFGGTAPQDAAHKGLKAVENTFSPEFRNRLDALVPFGSLTEPMMLRIVDKFVGEIRTSLEQRGVTLTLTETARKWLARKGFDPSMGARPLRRLLRTELEDRLAHELLFGSLKKGGSAKLTVKGEELALEHEGSAAKSRKPVSVDA; the protein is encoded by the coding sequence ATGTTGAGTAAAAATGTTCAGTTGGTCATTCGGGACGCCCTCATGGAAGCCCACCGGCGACGGCATGATCTGTTGACTGTGGAGCATGTGCTATTTGCGCTGACCAACAGCATGAAGGGGCGCATCATTCTTGAGGGCAGCGGGGCAAGCGTGCCCGTGCTGCGCGAGCAGCTTGAGGAATTTTTCAACAAGGAACTGGAACCCGTTTCCCTGGCGGAAAAGCACGAAGTCTCGCAGACAGACAGCGTGCAGCGCGTGCTTGAACGCGCGCTGGAGCATATCCGCTCCTCCGGGCGTGATGCTGTGGAGCTTGGCGACCTGCTCATTTCCATCATGGATGAGGAGGAAAGCTACGCCCACTTCTATCTGCGCAAACAGGGCGTTGAACGGCTGGACGTGCTGACTTTTATTTCGCACGGGCTTGATGAAGGTTCCGGTTCGCGCGGCGTGGAAGCCGGGGCCGAAGCCGGGGATGGCGAAGCCAAGGCAGACCCCCTGGCCCAGTATACCGTTGAACTTACGGCCCGTGCCAGGGAAGGCAAGATTGACCCCCTCGTGGGGCGCACTGCGGAGCTTGACCGCGCGGTTGAAGTTCTGTGCCGCCGCCGCAAGAACAACCCCCTCTTTGTGGGCGACCCCGGCGTTGGCAAAACAGCCCTGGCCGAGGGCCTTGCCCTGCGCATTGTGGAAGGCAACGTGCCTGAAATGTTTGCCAAAACAAAGCTCTATGCCCTTGATATGGGCCTTCTGCTTGCAGGCACCCGCTACCGGGGCGACTTTGAAGGGCGCCTCAAGGCCGTGGTGCAAAAGCTCAAGGAGCAGCCCGACTGCATCCTGTTTATTGACGAGATCCACACCATCGTGGGGGCTGGTTCCACCTCTGGCGGCTCGCTTGATGCGTCCAACCTGCTCAAGCCCGTGCTCGCCAATGGCGAAATCCGCTGCATTGGTTCCACCACCTACGAGGAATACCGCAACCATTTTGAAAAAGACCGCGCGCTGGCCCGCCGGTTCCAGCGCATTGACCTTACCGAGCCGACCACGGAAGAATGCCTTGGCATTCTTGAAGGGCTTGAGCCGCGTTATGCGCAGTATCACCACGTGCGTTACAGCCCTGCGGCCCTCAAGGCCATGGTGGATCTTACCGCGCGCCATGTGCGCGACCGCCTGCTGCCCGACAAGGCCATTGACGTGCTGGACGAAACTGGCGCAGCAGTGCGTCTGGGCCGTGGCGTAACGCCTGCCGGAAAGCCTGCCAAAAAGAGCGGCAAGGACGCCCCGCTGGTAGGAGTGCCCGATGTGGAACGCATTGTGGCCCGCATGGCGGGAATACCCGTGCGCACTGTCTCCGGCAAGGAACGCAACAAGCTGGCAACGCTTGAGAAAGACCTCAAAAGTCTTGTGTTCGGGCAGGAAAAAGCCATTGAGCTGACCGTGCGCGCCATTCTGCGCGCCCGCGCCGGGCTTGGGCAGGAGCAGCGCCCCGCTGGGGCCTTCCTTTTCTACGGGCCTACGGGCGTGGGTAAAACGGAAGTGGCCCGCAGCCTTGCCAAACTCATGGGCGTGGAGTTTCTGCGCTACGACATGAGCGAATACATGGAGAAGCACTCTGTTTCGCGGCTCATCGGCGCCCCTCCAGGCTATGTGGGCTTTGATCAGGGCGGGCTCATGACCGAGGCCGTGCGCAAGGCTCCGTATTCCGTGGTGCTGCTGGACGAAGTGGAAAAGGCCCACCCGGATATCTTCAACGTGCTGCTCCAGGTGATGGATTACGCTACGCTGACGGACAACACCGGGCGCAAGACGGACTTTTCGCACGTTATCCTTATCATGACCTCCAATGCCGGGGCCTTTGAAATGTCGCGGCCCGCCATGGGCTTTGGCGGCACGGCCCCGCAGGATGCGGCGCACAAGGGCCTCAAGGCTGTGGAAAACACCTTCAGCCCTGAATTCCGCAACCGGCTGGACGCGCTTGTTCCCTTTGGCAGCCTCACAGAACCCATGATGTTGCGCATTGTGGACAAGTTTGTGGGCGAAATCCGCACCAGCCTTGAGCAGCGCGGCGTAACGCTTACACTTACGGAGACCGCCCGCAAGTGGCTGGCCCGCAAGGGTTTTGATCCCTCCATGGGGGCGCGGCCTCTGCGCCGTCTGCTGCGCACGGAGCTGGAAGACCGTCTGGCGCACGAACTGCTCTTTGGTTCGCTCAAAAAGGGCGGCAGCGCAAAGCTGACAGTCAAGGGCGAAGAACTGGCCCTTGAACATGAGGGCAGCGCGGCAAAAAGCCGTAAGCCGGTGTCTGTAGACGCCTGA